One genomic region from Rosa rugosa chromosome 1, drRosRugo1.1, whole genome shotgun sequence encodes:
- the LOC133726235 gene encoding uncharacterized protein LOC133726235 — protein MTTAMGPPPPPPPPPLSADPADSETLDNVSMETTSHSSTQMKPPMGPPPPKNPSPPPPPPPPQNPNPNPPSASTTDSETAPPETSKHQSQGFAVPYSIPEWSGAPCHQFQLEVLKDGAIVDQFNVYEKGAYMFGRVDLCDFVLEHPTISRFHAVLQFKRSGDAYIYDLGSTHGTFVNKNQVSKKVYVDLHVGDVIRFGHSSRLYIFQGPSELMPPEKDLKVLREYKMREDILDQQASLQRARLEASLADGISWGMGEDAIIEEAEDDGEEVTWQTYKGQLTEKQIKTRDKITKRMEKIAHMKKEIDAIRAKDISQGGLTQGQQTQIARNEQRTEQILEELENLEETLNESIRESLGARVGKLSHGKKKGAIEEEEELLSDDDEFYDRTKKPSSKKASENPSIETADTLLDKRDAITKEMENTKELLSIEKNRLASETTEDTDAGDALDAYMSGLSSKLVLDKTEQLQKELSDLQSEYDRVVFLLKIADPTGEAAKKRDSKVLPENTETSAAAIKKQHPLKPKETCPPENPESGSIKKEESTDVTVASSKKLESGEVLTDATEGKSVVYTVAKPQWLGAIVDTKMVEGHQEAASTNEHESEVFVDYKDRKKILENEVNMESGIENAAPGLIIRKRKQVHESEASDDSHQLSTSSSTGAGLVAEDAVALLLKHNRGYYASDDDKSSESQDTSQGKQQSKGKKKPQKRVLGPERPSFLDSDSTETWVPPEGQSGDGRTSLNDRYGY, from the exons ATGACGACCGCCATGGGTCCTCCGccgcctccgcctccgcctccaCTCTCAGCAGACCCCGCCGACTCCGAAACCCTAGACAATGTGTCGATGGAGACCACCTCCCATTCTTCAACCCAAATGAAGCCCCCGATGGGGCCTCCACCTCCCAAAAACCCTagtccacctcctcctcctcctcctccccaaaaccctaaccccaaTCCACCCTCTGCATCCACCACCGACTCCGAAACCGCGCCGCCGGAGACATCCAAGCACCAATCCCAAGGCTTTGCCGTTCCTTATTCGATTCCTGAATGGAGCGGAGCTCCATGCCACCAGTTCCAGCTCGAGGTCCTCAAGGACGGCGCCATTGTCGACCAATTCAATGT GTATGAAAAAGGGGCTTACATGTTCGGCCGGGTCGACCTCTGCGATTTTGTTCTGGAGCACCCTACTATTTCTCGGTTTCATGCAG TGCTTCAGTTCAAGAGAAGTGGAGATGCGTACATCTATGACCTTGGCAGTACTCATGGTACTTTTGTTAACAAGAACCAG GTCAGTAAAAAGGTGTATGTGGACTTGCATGTTGGTGATGTCATTCGTTTTGGGCA TTCATCTCGTCTATACATTTTCCAAGGACCGTCTGAGTTGATGCCACCA GAAAAAGACTTGAAAGTTTTAAGAGAGTACAAGATGCGTGAAGATATTTTAGATCAGCAGGCATCACTTCAACGAGCAAGACTTGAAGCTTCTCTTGCTGATGGCATCTCTTGGGGTATGGGAGAGGATGCCATTATAGAAGAAGCCGAG GATGATGGTGAGGAAGTAACTTGGCAAACATACAAAGGACAGCTTACGGAAAAGCAGATAAAAACCCGTGATAAAATAACTAAAAGAATGGAAAAG ATTGCTCATATGAAGAAAGAGATAGATGCTATTCGTGCTAAAGACATCTCTCAAGGTGGATTGACTCAAGGGCAACAAACTCAGATCGCGCGAAATGAACAAAGAACAGAACAG aTTCTGGAAGAGCTTGAAAATTTGGAAGAGACACTGAATGAGAGTATTCGAGAAAGTTTAGGTGCACGTGTTGGGAAGCTATCTCATGGTAAGAAGAAAGGagcaattgaagaagaagaagaacttttGAG tgatgatgatgaatttTATGATCGGACAAAGAAGCCTTCTAGCAAAAAGGCTAGTGAAAACCCATCAATTGAAACCGCTGATACTCTTCTTGATAAGAGAGATGCAATCACAAAAGAAATGGAGAACACGAAAGAGCTGCTTTCAATTGAGAAAAACAGACTGGCATCAGAAACTACAGAAGACACCGATGCTGGGGACGCACTGGATGCATACATGTCTGGGCTTTCATCTAAGCTAG TGCTTGATAAAACTGAGCAATTGCAAAAGGAACTCTCAGATCTCCAGTCCGAATATGACAGGGTAGTCTTCCTTTTGAAGATTGCTGATCCAACAGGTGAAGCAGCCAAGAAAAGGGATTCAAAGGTGCTTCCTGAAAATACTGAAACTTCTGCTGCTGCCATCAAGAAGCAACATCCACTTAAACCAAAGGAAACCTGTCCGCCTGAAAATCCAGAAAGTGGCTCTATAAAGAAAGAGGAAAGTACAGATGTGACTGTTGCATCTAGCAAGAAGCTGGAGTCAGGTGAGGTTCTCACTGATGCAACTGAAGGAAAAAGTGTTGTGTATACTGTTGCAAAGCCCCAGTGGCTTGGAGCTATAGTGGACACGAAGATGGTGGAGGGTCATCAAGAGGCAGCATCTACGAATGAGCACGAGTCTGAAGTATTTGTGGACTATAAAGACAGAAAGAAGATTTTGGAGAATGAAGTTAACATGGAATCTGGGATTGAAAATGCTGCGCCTGGTTTGATTATAAGGAAACGAAAACAAGTTCATGAATCTGAAGCTAGTGATGATTCTCATCAACTTTCGACATCTTCCTCCACAGGAGCTGGACTCGTGGCAGAGGATGCTGTAGCACTGTTGTTGAAGCATAACAGAGGCTATTATGCATCAGATGATGATAAATCCTCTGAAAGCCAAGATACGTCACAAGGGAAACAACAGAGCAAGGGTAAAAAAAAGCCCCAAAAAAGAGTACTTGGTCCCGAGAGACCTTCATTTCTTGATAGTGATTCTACTGAAACATGGGTGCCTCCTGAAG GGCAATCTGGTGATGGGCGAACATCCTTGAACGATCGATATGGCTACTAA
- the LOC133726234 gene encoding disease resistance protein RGA2-like, protein MADALISVLLEQLASVVYQHTNQAVKLVLNAEKDVKSFSSKLKAIQAVLEDAEKKQLTDARVEDWLEKLKDVSYEMDDLLDEWNTEILRRQVEEKQEKEGENAPVTKKKVCFPMSSVCFCFGQANKVIHRRNIARRIGELNEKLTLIAAEREMYGFHQSTKGGPDDQQLIQRHKTSSLVDTSTIFGREEEKEMLLSKLLRESSPEGGRFLVIPIVGMGGMGKTTLAQLAYNDEKVTNYFHKKVWVCVSSPFDEIKIAKAIIESLDKNETQKSSNELETLLICIRSHVKDKKFFLVLDDVWTENPKKWESLKLPVIMQSCAEGSRILVTTRKQGVAKMMRATSSMIHLDKLSDRDCLALFNSIAFLDRKEDEADEFGAIGEEIAKKCKGLPLAAKTLGSLVWYKKTREEWRDVLNSKIWELEEVEEQVFRPLLLSYYDLVPAVKRCLLYCAIFPKDYNLKKDNLIELWMSQDYLSSKENKEKRRKGQYYFESLAMRSFFQDFDVDEMGNIVGCKMHDIVHDFVQFLTKKECIIIEAIKGDNQIVELQGENVRHLTLANVLEFPTSCDRCVYVRSLTLLHSSIRTISPGSILKMKCLRTLNLSDSVVTELPKEVGELIHLRYMDLSYSRLKELPDAVCDLYNLQTLILVWCGSLEKLPKAMGKLINLKHLYVRGCRELRYLPKGIGSLRSLQALDCFYVCDQGGDNEAAALKLGDLGIMDQLPGSLWIERLGKDDASEIEKAQLGNKECLSHLGVFFVEVCEEQRKGDEEIVKALQPHQNLESLSIAYCHIGTTESLYSIIKSLRNLRKLVLYEWKYCQVLPPLGKLPSLEILEIQEFQNVKKVGVEFLGIEEQVSGILFPKLKRLSFSGMPEWEEWEGITKEDSSEITIEWEGITKEDSSSSEITIMPRLSSLQITKCPKLKALPDFLNKITTLRTLEIKACPILERDYQQGVGKEWHNISHIPNVSISS, encoded by the coding sequence ATGGCTGATGCACTCATCTCCGTGCTTCTGGAGCAATTGGCTTCAGTAGTATATCAACACACAAATCAAGCGGTGAAACTGGTTTTGAATGCTGAGAAAGACGTTAAAAGTTTCAGCAGCAAGCTCAAAGCTATCCAGGCTGTGCTTGAGGACGCAGAGAAGAAACAATTGACAGATGCTAGGGTGGAAGACTGGTTGGAGAAGCTGAAAGATGTCTCGTACGAGATGGACGACCTGCTAGATGAGTGGAACACTGAAATTCTCAGACGACAAGTGGAGGAGAAGCAAGAGAAGGAAGGAGAAAATGCTCCTGTTACAAAGAAGAAGGTATGTTTCCCCATGTCCTctgtttgcttttgttttggaCAAGCCAATAAGGTCATTCATCGTCGTAACATAGCTAGAAGGATAGGGGAACTGAATGAGAAGTTAACTTTGATTGCTGCTGAAAGAGAAATGTATGGCTTTCATCAGTCCACAAAAGGTGGCCCTGATGATCAGCAACTTATTCAACGACataagacttcatctttggtcGATACATCTACGATATTTGgccgagaagaagaaaaagagatgtTGTTGAGCAAGTTGTTGAGAGAGAGTAGCCCGGAAGGGGGGAGGTTCCTTGTCATCCCTATTGTAGGGATGGGAGGGATGGGCAAAACAACTCTTGCCCAATTAGCTTACAATGATGAAAAGGTTACAAACTATTTTCATAAGAAAGTATGGGTTTGTGTCTCGAGCCCTTTTGACGAGATTAAGATTGCCAAAGCGATCATTGAGAGTCTAGATAAAAATGAAACCCAAAAGAGTTCAAATGAGTTGGAAACTCTCTTAATATGTATAAGGTCACACGTTAAGGATAAGAAGTTCTTTCTTGTCCTAGATGATGTATGGACGGAAAACCCAAAAAAGTGGGAAAGTTTGAAACTACCAGTAATAATGCAAAGTTGTGCTGAAGGTAGTAGAATACTAGTGACCACACGAAAACAAGGGGTTGCAAAAATGATGAGAGCAACCAGTAGCATGATCCATTTAGACAAGTTGAGCGATAGGGATTGTCTAGCATTGTTCAATAGCATCGCATTTTTGGATAGGAAAGAAGATGAGGCTGATGAGTTTGGAGCTATTGGTGAGGAAATTGCGAAAAAGTGTAAAGGTTTGCCTCTTGCTGCAAAAACTTTAGGCAGTCTAGTGTGGTATAAAAAAACAAGAGAAGAATGGCGGGATGTTTTGAATAGTAAGATATGGGAATTAGAGGAAGTTGAGGAACAAGTTTTCCGACCACTATTGCTAAGTTATTATGATTTGGTCCCAGCAGTCAAAAGGTGTCTTTTGTATTGTGCTATATTTCCCAAAgattataatttgaaaaaagatAATTTGATTGAGCTTTGGATGTCGCAAGATTATCTTAGTTCaaaggaaaataaagaaaagagaagaaaaggtcAATATTATTTTGAGAGTTTAGCAATGCGGTCTTTCTTTCAAGATTTTGACGTAGATGAGATGGGAAATATTGTAGGGTGCAAAATGCATGATATTGTGCATGACTTTGTGCAGTTTCTCACCAAAAAAGAATGCATTATTATAGAAGCAATTAAGGGTGATAATCAAATAGTGGAGCTACAGGGTGAAAATGTTCGTCATTTGACCTTAGCAAATGTACTCGAATTTCCTACTTCATGTGACAGATGCGTATACGTGCGTAGCCTCACACTCCTTCATTCAAGCATTAGAACCATAAGCCCCGGTtcaattttgaaaatgaaatgcCTTAGGACGTTGAATTTGAGTGATAGTGTCGTAACTGAACTTCCAAAAGAGGTGGGTGAATTGATTCATTTGAGATATATGGATTTGTCTTATAGTAGATTGAAAGAATTACCGGATGCTGTGTGTGATTTATACAATCTACAAACTCTGATCCTTGTTTGGTGTGGGAGTCTTGAGAAACTACCCAAGGCAATGGGAAAGTTGATCAACTTAAAGCATCTATATGTTCGGGGTTGTCGTGAGCTGAGGTACTTGCCAAAAGGGATTGGGAGTTTGAGAAGTCTGCAAGCACTAGACTGCTTTTATGTATGTGATCAGGGcggtgataatgaagcagcagcATTGAAATTAGGAGATCTCGGAATCATGGACCAGCTTCCGGGGAGCCTTTGGATAGAAAGATTGGGGAAAGATGATGCGAGTGAGATAGAGAAAGCACAGTTGGGGAATAAGGAGTGCCTCTCTCATTTGGGAGTATTTTTCGTGGAAGTATGTGAAGAGCAGAGGAAAGGTGATGAAGAAATAGTGAAAGCATTGCAACCGCATCAAAATTTGGAATCTTTATCCATTGCGTATTGCCACATTGGCACCACCGAGTCTCTCTATTCGATCATCAAGTCTTTACGCAATTTGAGAAAACTTGTTCTCTATGAATGGAAATATTGTCAAGTTTTGCCTCCTCTTGGAAAATTGCCATCGCTTGAAATTCTGGAAATACAGGAATTCCAGAATGTGAAAAAGGTGGGAGTTGAATTTCTGGGAATAGAAGAACAAGTCTCAGGAATTCtattccccaaattgaaacgaCTTTCTTTCAGTGGGATGCCCGAGTGGGAAGAGTGGGAAGGAATAACAAAGGAGGATTCTTCTGAAATTACAATTGAGTGGGAAGGAATAACAAAGgaggattcttcttcttctgaaatTACAATAATGCCTCGCCTTTCTTCCTTGCAAATTACCAAGTGCCCAAAGCTCAAAGCACTGCCAGACTTCCTGAACAAGATAACAACGCTGCGTACTTTGGAGATCAAGGCTTGTCCGATTCTCGAACGAGACTACCAACAAGGCGTGGGGAAGGAGTGGCACAACATTTCTCACATCCCAAACGTCTCAATTTCCAGCTGA
- the LOC133726230 gene encoding disease resistance protein RGA2-like, whose amino-acid sequence MADALISVLLEQLASVVYQHTNQAVKLVLNAEKDVKSFSSKLKAIQAVLEDAEKKQLTDARVEDWLEKLKDVSYEMDDLLDEWNTEILRRQVEEKQEKEGENAPVTKKKVCFPMSSACFCFGQANEVIHRHKIARRIGELNEKLTLIAAEREMYGFHQSTKGGPDDQQVIQRQKTTSLVDISKIFGREEEKDMLLSKLLRESSPEEGRFLIIPIVGMGGMGKTTLAQLAYNDEKVTNHFHKKVWVCVSSPFDEVKIARAIIESLDKNETQKSSNELETLLLCIRSHVKDKKLLLVLDDVWTENQKEWENLKLLVIMQSCAEGSRILVTTRKQGVAKMMRASSMIYLDKLSDRDCLALFNSIAFFDRKKDEAAGFGAIGEEIVKKCKGLPLAAKTLGSLVWFKKTREEWRDVLNSKIWELEEVEEQVFRPLLLSYYDLAPAVKRCLLCCAIFPKDYHFKKNSLIELWMSQDYLNSKENKEKRKKGQTYFESLAMRSFFQDFDGNEMGDILGFKMHDIVHDFVQFLTKKECIIIEAAKGDNQIVELPGDKVRHLTLTSVPEGPLSFPTSCCMCRNIRTLSIFNSRITTISPGSILQMKCLRTLNLSDGVLTELPKELGELIHLRYMDLSRSGNLKELPDAVCDLFNLQTLVLVWCEKLEKLPKAMGKLINLKHLYVRNCRKLRYLPKGIGSLKSLQALDCFYVCDEGGDNEEAALKLGDLGIMDQLQGSLLIEGLGINNAKDDASEIEKAQLGNKEHLSHLEVDFDEEVCEERREGDSEIVKALQPHKNLESLSISDCHGTIESLYWIRSLHNLRKINLYGWPVCQVLPPLGKLPSLEILEIEWMDEVEKVGVEFLGIEEEEEEVSGILFPRLEQLSFRSMYNWEEWQGITKEDSSSSSSSSEITIMPLLYILEISECPNLIALPDFLYKITTLHTLTIERCPILEQDYEKGVGKEWHNVSHIPNITIRPESESEYESESESESE is encoded by the coding sequence ATGGCTGATGCACTCATCTCCGTGCTTCTGGAGCAATTGGCTTCAGTAGTATATCAACACACAAATCAAGCGGTGAAACTGGTTTTGAATGCTGAGAAAGACGTTAAAAGTTTCAGCAGCAAGCTCAAAGCTATCCAGGCTGTGCTTGAGGACGCAGAGAAGAAACAATTGACAGATGCTAGGGTGGAAGACTGGTTGGAGAAGCTGAAAGATGTCTCGTACGAGATGGACGACCTGCTAGATGAGTGGAACACTGAAATTCTCAGACGACAAGTGGAGGAGAAGCAAGAGAAGGAAGGAGAAAATGCTCCTGTTACAAAGAAGAAGGTATGTTTCCCCATGTCCTCTGCTTGCTTTTGTTTTGGACAAGCCAATGAGGTCATTCATCGTCATAAGATAGCTAGAAGGATAGGGGAACTGAATGAGAAGTTAACTTTGATTGCTGCTGAAAGAGAAATGTATGGCTTTCATCAGTCCACAAAAGGTGGCcctgatgatcagcaggttatTCAACGACAAAAGACTACATCTTTGGTCGATATATCTAAAATATTTGgccgagaagaagaaaaagatatgttgttGAGCAAATTGTTGAGAGAGAGTAGCCCAGAAGAGGGGCGGTTCCTTATCATTCCTATTGTAGGGATGGGAGGGATGGGCAAAACAACTCTTGCCCAATTAGCTTATAATGATGAAAAGGTTACAAACCATTTTCATAAGAAAGTATGGGTTTGTGTCTCGAGCCCTTTTGACGAGGTTAAGATTGCCAGAGCGATCATTGAGAGTCTAGATAAAAATGAAACCCAAAAGAGTTCAAATGAATTGGAAACTCTATTACTATGTATAAGGTCACACGTTAAGGATAAGAAGTTACTTCTTGTCCTAGATGATGTGTGGACGGAAAACCAAAAAGAGTGGGAAAATTTGAAACTACTAGTAATAATGCAAAGTTGTGCTGAAGGTAGTAGAATACTAGTGACCACGCGAAAACAAGGGGTTGCTAAAATGATGAGAGCAAGTAGCATGATCTATTTAGACAAGTTGAGTGATAGGGATTGTTTGGCATTGTTCAATAGCATCGCATTTTTTGATAGGAAAAAAGATGAGGCTGCTGGGTTTGGAGCTATTGGTGAGGAAATTGTGAAAAAGTGTAAAGGTTTGCCTCTTGCTGCAAAAACTTTAGGCAGTCTAGTGTGGTTCAAAAAAACAAGAGAGGAATGGCGGGATGTTCTGAATAGTAAGATATGGGAATTAGAGGAAGTTGAGGAACAAGTTTTCCGACCACTATTACTAAGTTATTATGATTTGGCCCCAGCAGTCAAAAGGTGTCTTTTGTGTTGTGCTATATTTCCCAAAGAttatcatttcaaaaaaaatagtttGATTGAGCTTTGGATGTCACAAGATTATCTTAATTCaaaggaaaataaagaaaaaagaaaaaaaggtcaAACTTATTTTGAGAGTCTAGCAATGCGGTCTTTCTTCCAAGATTTTGACGGGAATGAGATGGGAGATATTTTAGGGTTCAAAATGCATGATATTGTGCATGACTTTGTGCAGTTTCTTACCAAAAAAGAATGCATTATTATAGAAGCAGCTAAGGGTGATAATCAAATAGTGGAGCTACCGGGTGATAAGGTCCGTCACTTGACCTTAACAAGTGTACCCGAAGGTCCACTTTCATTTCCTACTTCATGTTGCATGTGCAGAAATATACGTACCCTCTCAATCTTTAATTCAAGAATTACAACCATAAGCCCCGGTTCAATTTTGCAAATGAAATGCCTTAGAACATTGAATTTGAGTGATGGTGTCCTCACTGAACTTCCAAAAGAGCTAGGTGAATTGATTCATTTGAGATACATGGATTTGTCTCGTAGTGGTAATTTGAAAGAATTACCGGATGCTGTGTGTGATTTATTCAACCTACAAACTCTGGTCCTTGTTTGGTGCGAGAAACTTGAGAAACTACCCAAGGCAATGGGAAAGTTGATCAACTTGAAGCATCTATATGTACGGAATTGTCGGAAGCTGAGGTACTTACCAAAAGGGATTGGGAGTTTGAAAAGTCTGCAAGCACTAGACTGCTTTTATGTATGTGATGAGGGCGGTGATAATGAAGAAGCAGCATTGAAATTAGGAGATCTCGGAATCATGGACCAGCTTCAGGGGAGCCTTTTGATAGAAGGATTGGGGATTAATAATGCGAAAGATGATGCGAGTGAGATTGAGAAAGCACAGTTGGGGAATAAGGAGCACCTCTCTCATTTGGAAGTAGATTTCGATGAGGAAGTATGTGAAGAGCGGAGAGAAGGTGATTCAGAAATAGTGAAAGCATTGCAACCACATAAAAATTTGGAATCTTTATCCATTTCGGATTGCCATGGCACCATCGAGTCACTCTATTGGATCAGGTCTTTACACAATTTGAGAAAAATTAATCTCTATGGTTGGCCAGTTTGTCAAGTTTTGCCTCCTCTTGGAAAATTGCCATCGCTTGAAATTCTGGAAATTGAGTGGATGGACGAAGTGGAAAAGGTGGGAGTTGAATTTCTGggaatagaagaagaagaagaagaagtctcAGGAATTCTATTCCCCAGATTGGAACAACTTTCTTTTCGGAGCATGTACAACTGGGAAGAGTGGCAAGGAATAACAAAGGAggattcctcttcttcttcttcttcttctgaaatTACAATAATGCCTCTCCTTTATATCTTGGAAATATCCGAGTGCCCAAATCTCATAGCACTGCCAGACTTCCTCTACAAGATAACAACACTGCATACTCTGACGATCGAGCGTTGTCCAATTCTCGAACAAGACTACGAAAAAGGCGTGGGGAAGGAGTGGCACAACGTTTCCCACATCCCAAACATCACAATTCGACCTGAATCTGAATCTGAGTATGAATCTGAATCTGAATCTGAATCTGaatga